A region from the Rhodamnia argentea isolate NSW1041297 chromosome 7, ASM2092103v1, whole genome shotgun sequence genome encodes:
- the LOC115734595 gene encoding (+)-cis,trans-nepetalactol synthase NEPS2-like gives MAETISSSSKMNKLQGKVVIVTGGASGIGEAAARLFAAHGARMVVIADVQETGREVAASIGTSSCTYVRCDVTDELQVESLVRSTVNLWGRLDVMFSNVGVVSGCDQTVLDLDLGRLDRVMAVNVRGMAACVKHAARAMVEGRVRGSIVCTSSVMGRTGGARNTDYHMSKHALAGLVRSASVQLGAHGIRVNSVSPYAVATPGLCGMLGMEAEEAERAYGQYVCLKGGEPMKARHVAEAALFLTSDEAAFVTGHDLVVDGGFLHQPFRSSQTNIQLSVPASSSFSDQSH, from the coding sequence ATGGCCGAAACCATCAGCAGCAGCTCCAAAATGAATAAACTCCAAGGCAAAGTGGTCATCGTCACCGGCGGCGCCAGCGGCATAGGAGAGGCGGCCGCTCGGCTCTTCGCCGCCCACGGCGCTCGCATGGTCGTCATCGCCGACGTCCAAGAAACGGGCCGAGAAGTCGCTGCTTCCATCGGCACGAGCAGCTGCACCTATGTACGCTGCGACGTTACGGACGAGCTCCAGGTGGAGTCCCTGGTCCGATCGACCGTCAACCTCTGGGGCCGCCTCGACGTCATGTTCAGCAACGTCGGCGTCGTGAGCGGGTGCGACCAGACCGTGCTCGACCTCGACCTGGGCCGGCTCGACCGGGTCATGGCGGTCAACGTGCGCGGGATGGCCGCCTGCGTGAAGCACGCGGCGCGCGCGATGGTGGAGGGGCGCGTGAGGGGAAGCATCGTGTGCACGTCGAGCGTGATGGGGCGCACGGGCGGGGCCCGCAACACGGACTACCACATGTCGAAGCACGCGCTGGCCGGGCTGGTGAGGTCGGCGAGCGTGCAGCTAGGGGCCCACGGGATCCGCGTGAACTCGGTGTCGCCGTACGCGGTGGCGACGCCCGGGCTGTGCGGCATGCTGGGGATGGAGGCAGAGGAGGCGGAGAGGGCGTACGGGCAGTACGTGTGCCTCAAAGGAGGGGAGCCAATGAAAGCGCGGCACGTGGCGGAGGCGGCGCTGTTCCTGACAAGCGATGAGGCGGCGTTCGTGACGGGGCACGATCTGGTGGTGGACGGTGGATTCCTACACCAGCCCTTCCGGTCGAGTCAGACAAATATCCAGCTCTCGGTTCCGGCCAGTAGCTCTTTTTCCGATCAATCACATTAG